In uncultured Desulfuromonas sp., the genomic stretch AAATCAGCGCCTCAATGCCGCGTTGAAAGCCAAGTTCAAGCCGACGAACATTATCGGCAATTCCAAGGCCATGCTTGAAGTGTATGAGCTGGTCGGCAAAATTACTTCTGCCAAAACCACGGTGCTGATTCTCGGTGAAAGTGGTGTTGGTAAGGAACTGGTGGCCAGCGCTATTCATTACAACGGCTCATTGGCGGACGGTCCATTCGTCAAATTCAACTGTGCTGCGTTGCCGGAAAGTATTATTGAAAGCGAACTGTTTGGCCATGAAAAAGGGGCCTATACCGGGGCGTCCAACTATCGCACCGGCCGCTTTGAAGAGGCCGATGGCGGCACAATTTTTCTCGATGAAATCGGCGAACTTTCCCTGGGTATGCAGGCTAAATTGCTGCGGGTGTTGCAGGAAAAAACCTTTGAGCGAGTCGGCAGCAACCGGCCGATCACGGTGGATATCCGCATCATAGCCGCCACCAACCGCGATCTGGGCGAAATGGTCGAACAGGGCATCTTCCGCGAAGACCTGTTTTACCGTCTCAATGTCTTTCCCATTACCATTCCCCCTTTACGCGACCGTGGCAGCGACATCATTGCCCTGACGGATCATTTCGTCGCCCATTTTGCCGAATTGTCCGATAAAAGTGTCAAGCGCGTATCGACACCGGCCCTGAACATGCTGATGGGCTACCACTGGCCGGGTAATGTCCGTGAGTTGGAGAACGTCATTGAGCGAGCGGTGATCCTCAGTGAAGACGAGGTGATTCACGGTTACAACCTGCCGCCGTCGCTGCAGACCTCCATCTTAACCGGTACCGTTGCCAAAGGCGGTCTGGATGCCAAACTGGCTTCCGTCGAGTACGAAATGCTTGTCGACGCGTTAAAAGGGCACAACGGCAACATGACGGCCGCGGCCCGTGAGCTGGGCATTACCCGGCGTATCTTGGGGCTGCGGATGAAATTGTATCATCTGGATTACAAAAACTACCGCTAGGGGGCGTGAGCGGTGAATTACAGTTCATTCAACCTGTGCAACCTGCCGCCATGGGTGATCGCTTCGCATCATTTCAATGACAATCCGCAACCGATCGAATTGCAGGGGGTGAAAGAGGGGACCCGGGTTCTGTTTGAAAAACTGGCCGGGCTCGCTGACCACCATGAACGCGGTCGGGTGTTCAATGATTTCATGTCGGTGAAGTTTCACCTCCACCACTGGCATGAACAGGAGACCGCCGCCGCCCGCACCAGTATCCGTAACAGTTATCTGCGCTTTTTGCGTGGCTGGATGATCGATTCCAATTCGGTGGCCGGGGCGGTGCTCAAACACTGGGTGGAGAGCCGTTTCGGCATTCGCCCGACCTTCCACAAGAGCCGTATCGACGATATCAGCAGTCCGGCCTATTTTGATTATTCACGCGATGTTCTGACCGGCAGCGCCCAGACCAGCGCCATTCAGACACAGCTTGATCTGCTCTACGGCTACAGCCAGTTTGAACTGGCGTTGCGCCACCCTGATCAGCCCTGTCTAACCCTGTATCGCGGCACCCACGACGCCGAAGAATATGACATCCTTGACAGAGCAGGCAAGCGGGAGATGATTGTGCGGCTGAATAATCTGGTCTCGTTCACCAGTGAAGAGGAGCGGGCCTGGGAATTCGGACGTACCGTGTGGCAGACCACCATTCCGTTGGCAAAAATCTTTTTTTTCAGTGGTCTGTTGCCGGGCAGTATCCTGCACGGCGAGGAGGAATTTCTCGTCATCGGCGGGGAATTCCGCGTCAAACGGCTGTTGTACTGAGTCGTGGTGGTGTCTTGTGTTGCCTAGCAGGCTGTTGAAAAACAGCCTGTAGAGCAAGACGGAAATCACATTTACGGCTTGCGTCGTTGGGAAATCCCCGGACGAGACTTTTTCAACATCCTGCCAGTACCTGAGCATATTTGAACTTGTCGTTTGTAGGAGCGGCTTCAGCCGCGAAGATCCAAGCTTTGAAAAACAACAATTCAAAACATTCGCGAATAAATTCGCTCCTACAGGGACTCACTCCGATGACAAGATTGAGTGTGTTCGTAGTACGTCAGCATCATTGAAATTGTCTGTTGTAGGAGCGGCTTCAGCCGCGAATTCCCCTCATGATAAGGATCAATAGCCAGAACAATTAGCGAATAAATTCGCTCCTACAGAGGCTCTTTCCGATGACAAAATTGAGGGTGTTCACGTACCGCGCTCTGTCAATGCTAAAAATTCGAGTGAATGGCACGATGCGAAGTCAGACCCGAAGATTTCGTGTTGTCAGAGGACTAGACCCGTTCCATGGTTTGTGGCCCTTTGCCGCAGATCGGGCAGTCAATGGGTTCATGTCCTTTATACAGATAACCACACACCTGGCAGACATAGTAATCCGCCGGCGTTTCTCGTCCCAGTTCATCGACTGCTGCTTCAAACAGATGGATGTTTTTTCGCTTGGCGGAGCGGGCGAGCATGAAGGTGCGCAGCACTTCCGGCATTTGTTCTTTTTTGGCGGTCTCGATAAACTGCGGATAGAGTTCATCGGCTTCGACAATTTCGTGCGCAATCGCCCGTTGCAGATTGTCGCTTGATGACGTGATGCCGTTCAGTGCCGACAGATAGGATTCGGCGTAAACTTTACGGGCCTTGGATGCCGCAAAAAACAAGCGTGACAGTGACGATAGTCCTTCTTCAGCCGCCTGCTCGGCGTAGGCGAGTAATTCCACATAAGCCCGGCAATCCCGGGTCAGACCCGTGATCAGATTGTTTTCAGTTTTCATGAGCACCCTCCTGTCGTTTGTCTGTTGATGTGTGAAGCGCCTGTTAACCCTCTGCTGCCGGCTCAGGAAAACGCCTGATCCATTGCAGGGCCTCTTCGATCAATCGTTCAGCCTCCTGATTGAGCGCTTCACAGGAGACAAATCCAAAGCGGTTCACATGTCTCAGGTAGCTGTTTACCACCACAAGCCGACCGCTTGTAACCAGAGCCCGGCCGAAGTTTTCCTGAGACATCATCACCATGGCGGCGGATGGGGCACCGCTACGGTGTTCCACCTCCAGGGCGATGGCCGCATAAAACCATTGAACCCGTGACACTGCTTCGGCGGATGCGTGGCAGGAATCCGTGACACCGGGAAGCCGCACCAGCAAATAATCGGTCAACAGCTCCCCATCCGTCAGCTGGTCGAGAAGCTGATTGGTTGGCTGCTGGGCGCGGATCACAGTAGCCAGGGCTCTGATGAAGCCATTCTTGGCGTCGGAATGGAATGCCGTTGAGCTGTCCGTCGTCACTTCCTTCCGGTTCATCAGACTTTGGCCTCCGATTTCGATCCCTCCTGATGGTTGAGCGCGCGTTGCAGCCATAATGGTGGATGACTTTGCATCATCTCCTGGGTCCGCTCAATCAGGGTGTCAATGGGTTCCGGGGCGGATATTTTGATGGCGAACACTTTGTGATTCACCATGTGAAACGCCGCCAGACCACTGAGCTGGCCAAAGGTAAACAGAATGGAACTGCCGTCGGTGACGGCACAGCGTTCCTGCAGTTGCTGGTCGGCCGGACTGTCCGTGTCGAACTGGGCCGCATGGAGAAACTCGGCGGATTTGGCGCTGACGTCGTAGACCGCCAGATAGGTGGCCGTGTCGAATTTGGCGTTGACCGTGACCAGATCGTTGGTCGGAAAGACAATGGAAACGTGATTTAATTTCATAAATGAACTCCTACTCCGGTTTTCGTCAAACCGGTTGTTGGGATGATGGATTTTTCTTTCTATTCAGGCGTTTCAGCCAGGGGGACCGATTGGTGCGAAGCATGGTCTGAAGTTTTTCGACCAGCTCAAAAATGGGGATTTCATGACTGGTGCACAACGGATGAATGCCCCGATTGACCAGCCGGGCCATGGTGTTTTCGCCGATGTCCATGGCGCACACCAGATCGCAGTGGGCGATGGCGCTGAGGCGGGCGATGGTGTTCTGTTCCTCGGAGGTGTGATTGACCAACGCATCCACGCAAGGGCAACGCTGGATGCCGTCAAGGGTGATATCCCAGATCTGAAACTGGCAACTTTGGTCGAAGCCGATATCGACATTGCGACCATTACTGGAGGAGAAAGCGACTCTCATGCCATGGGCCCCCCGTTGGATGTGGTTTTATGGCCGAATTTGAGCAGCCACTGGGCGGAGGCCTGGTCTGGATCGATCTCCTGCTCGCGCCAACGCGGCAGTTCCGCCAGCGGCAGCCCTTTGTCCTGCAGAGCTTCGATGGGGATGATGTGCAATTGATCCTCGACAAGGATGAAAAAATCGATGGGATAGCGCAGCGGATTACAGTAACTGTCGGCCAGCTCGAAGACGAGCCGCTCGCCCTGGATCACATATTTGGGGCTGCCGCAGTCAAAACGCACATGGCGATTGAATTGATAGCGGTTGTGAAAGCGCATCAGATCGGCATCTTCATCGTGGAATTTTTTGACTTCCGTGGCCAGATCGACATAGTACTGGGACAGCAGCGCTTCGCGGTAGGCCTCGCCGTAGGGTAGCCGCAGCAGGTTGAAATAGCAGGTGACAAAGTCCTGCGCCAGAGTCAGGCCCGCTTTGGTGAGGATGAGATTAAACGCCGTCCCCCGAGTGACACAGGCGGCGCGTAGATAGCCACGTGATGGCTCGATCACCCCGTCGGGATGCAGCAGAGCCATACGGTAAATGCGCAGTAAACGATAGATCTGCCCCACCAGTTTGTCGACGCGGCTGGCGCGTGGCAGCTCCAGATAGCGTTGGCGATAGCTCATTCCTTCCAGATTGGGATTGCGCGATTCAAAATAGTTGTCCAGCAGGGTAAATGCCGCCAGTGCTTTCATGAGGTCTTTCTGAGGTAAATCGCTTGGGCTGCCCTGGTCATCGGCGAGGATCCGGTAGCCGGAACTGTTGCTGTACAGCTTGAGGTCGCGGTGCTCGGGCAGGTTGCCGACCGTGCCTGTCCGGGTCAGATATTCCGTGACGGTATCGACAAAGCGTTTCATGAGGCCCACCTTTCCTTATCGTTGTTGACGGGGCGACGCGTTTCATCGTAATGATCCCAGCGGATCTCCTTGGAACGGAAGGCGCTTTCCCAGTCATTGCCGATCCTTTCCAGTACGTTGAGCATACCGTCATAACCGAAATAGGGGCGATCAACATAGACATCCCGATTGGTGGGAGACAGCACGTCAAACGCCAGTTGAATCTCCAGCTCCTCCGCCAGATAGGTTTCCCAAGCGGAACCGAGCACCGCATCGACCTTGTGCTCGCTCAGCGCTTTTTTAATCTGGTAGCCATCGACGTTGAAGGCAACTTTAGGCGCAATGCCCATGCTGTCCAATTCTTGCTGAAGCAGGGAGCGGGCCTTAGGACTGTCGGAACGAAACAGCAGCAGTTCCGGAATCATTTCCAGCTCCTCAAACAACAGACGCACCAGGCCGATACCGATGGTGGCATCGGCGCAGATCGCGACCCGGCAGTTGCGGTAGCGCGGGATAATCATCAAGGCGCGGCGGCGCAACACATCCACCACCATGGCTTCTCCTTCAGCGATCATTTTTTCCGCAATTTCCTGCGCGTCAAAATGCTCACCCAGCGCTCGCAGCCAACGGGCGGTGTTTTTCAGACCGATGGGCAACGGCAAATCGGCGAGAAGCTGGGGCGTCTCATGCCTTTCGGCCATCTGCGCCATAAACGGGGTGCCGACATCGTGGCTTAACAGAAGATTGGCCGATGCCGTCGACGCGTGACGCAGCTGGTGCATGGTGGTGTGGCGGGGCAGGGTCGCCTGCACGGTTGCACCCATGGCGTTGAGCATGCGCTCAACCCAGTGCATGTCGCTCCACCAGGTTGGATTGAGGCTGGCCTGCGGGGCGACCAGGTTCACGCTACGTGGAATTTTTGTGACCTCATCGGGCTGTTTGATGAAAGGGAGTAAGGTTTTGAGGCCCAGATCCATTCCATCGTAGCTGTTCCCCCGGAAGCCCCCGGCCATAATCGGGATCAGCCGCGCATTGGTCTTCGCTTGCATGGTGCGGCAGATTCCGTCAATGTCTTCGCCGATGATGTCAGCGGAGCAGGTGCCGACGACAAACAGCACTTTGCTCTGGAAGGTGGCATCGGCTTCGGCGATCAGATCCTTGAGCTTTTGTCCGGCACCGAGGATGATGTCGGTTTCAAACAGACGGGTACAGGCCACTTTGCGCTGGGTGAAATCAATTTCGTGATTGTCGTATCCCAGGGCCACGGTGGCGGCGCACCCCTGAGGCGAGTGAATGACGATGCTTGCGCCCTCGATGCCGGCGATAATAGTGGCAACCCCTTCCAGGGCGCAGCCGACAATGGGGTCGCGACTGTGGCTGCAATCATCGAATGTCAGCTGTTCAAGCATTTTCCCCTCCCTTTCATGGCGGAATACACGGTGCAATCGGGCACGTTCTGGGCGAGTTTCGGCGTCAGCGACTGGGCGGAAGCCAGCCCGGCGTTTTCTGGAAACACGATCCGTTTGGTCATCCAGCTACGCGGCCGGAAGGCGTAATCAAGAGAGGTCTTGATACATTGGGCCACCTTCAGGGCACCGCGGTAGCCGAAACGCGGGCGGTTGAGAATGGCGTTGAGATCGACCAGCGGAATGTTGGGATAACTCAGCGACGAACCGAAGTAGACGGTCTGCAGCGGGTCGAGTTCACCGAGAAAACGCAGCAGTTCCTCTTCGGTCTGTTTCATGGATTCGTACTTGCCCAGCGCCAGAGTGCCTTTGGTGATGAGGATTTCTGGGTCCATGCCGGTTTCCAGCAGATAGTCGATGCTGGTCTCCCTGGCTTCGGTGCTCCAGGGATGAAAATTGTAGATGATGGCGCGCATGCCGAAATCGTTTTGCAGCATATAGGCGATGGACAAGGACTTGATGGCATCGTGCCCTTCGATAATGGCGGTCTTGCCGACCAGATGGGCACGCGCCGTCTCGTATTCGTCATGGATCGCCTCGTACTCGCGTGCCATCAGGGCCTTGGCCTGTTCTTCCATGCCCAGATGTTTGGCCGCGCCCTCCAGCCATTTTTCGGTGGCGGCGATGCCGTAGGGCAGAATCGTCGAGTTGAGCGGCGTGCCGTGAGTGTCGCGCATGGCAATGCCGAGGGCATAACCGATATCCAGGCACAGGGTACAGTTAACCGCGACGCTGGGTGCGCGTTTGAGTTCCTCCAGCGAACAGTTGCCGGCGATGACAGCGTTCACTCTGGCGCCCATGGCTTCCACCAGACGCATCAGTTCCTTAACGTCGGTATCGACTTCGGTGCGTTCCGGACCCATCTTGGCGCCGACGATATTGACGCAATCGGCCAGTTCGGTTTGTCGTTGTGGAGTGGGCGGGTCCATCAGTTTGACCAGTTCACGAAACACCAGGTCAAAGCCACTGCGATATTCGCCGGCAAAGCCTTCGCAATGGATGGGCATGATGTGGGCGTTGATCTGTTTCTGCATCTGCTGGACCACGGCATCGACATTGTCGCCGATGATGCCGGTGGCACAACTGGTGGCGACAAAGATGACATCCGGTTGATATTTGGCATCCACTTCTTTCAGGGCACCTTTGAGTTCTTTTTCCCCGCCGTAAATAATCCTCGACTGATTGAGACTGGTGCTGAGCACCGGCTCGTAGGCACTGCCGCTGTTGCGGCTGTTGGTTAGCTTATAGGCCTGTTTGACACCGTAGGCACAGCCGCTGGGGCCGTGGGTCAGAATAATGGAATGGCGGATGCCGCTGAGGATCTTGGTCGCCGTCCAGAACTTGCACGGCCGGGTATGGCTGCCTTGCAGGTGGGTCGGGACTTTTCCCTCCTTGGCTTGCTGATAAAGATCGCTGAGCGATCCATGAAAGACGATGCTGTCGGCGATATCGCCGCATGTGGTGTCGGCCATGGTCAGACTCCTATAGTTCGGTCGCGACCGGGGACAACGTCGTTGTTGTCCCGGCCGGACGCACAAGGGGAGAGCAGCAGGACTCCCCGCCTGGATTGAAGGGCTGTCGGACAGCCCGCAAGATGAACGTCACCGGCCGGGCAGAGCGGCCGTTTGCGTTGATCACCAGGTGTTAAGGATCCATTCACGATCCTTGGTATATTCCATGTGGGTGAACAGAGCGTTGGCAATGGCCTCGCCCAGTTCCATGGCACCGCGATAGCCGATGGTGGGATGACGGTAAAGACCGGCACGGTCAAAGGTTGGGAAACCGACCCGCACCATGGGGATCTGGGCGTCGATGGCGACATAACGCCCTTTGGAATGGCCCATGATCAGATCGAGTTCGATCTCCTTGTCGCGGATGCGGCGTTCCAGTTCCCACAGGTCGGCATTGCAGACCACCTCCATGTCAAACTCCACTTTCTCCTGCAAGGCAAGGATACGCGGATCTTTTTCATAGTTGGGATTGTCGTCGCCGAGCAGCAGCAGCACCGGTTTCAGCTCCACCTCAAGGCAGAATTCGGCCAGACCGATGACAAGATCGGCATTGCCGAAAATGGCCACTTTTTTATCAGCCAAGAACATGTGCACCAGATCGGCCAGAGCGTCGATGGCGATGCCGCGCTCTTTGATCAGGGATTCGGGAATCTCCTTGCCGGTCATCTTGCTCAGGTTCTGCAACAGGGTGTCGGTGTTTTTAATGCCGATCGGTGTGGCGGTGGTCAGGGCGGGAACTTCGAAGTTTTTCTCCAGGTATTCCGCCGAACTGGCGCCTTCGTAACGACTCAGGGCAATGGAGCCTATGGCATTGGCCGAATCGACCAGATCCTCAACTGTGGTGCTGCCGGTGGTGAGAATCTCCTTGGATGGCAGGGTGGGGGAATCAAAGCTTTCAATATCCATGAGAATGGTGTTGTCGATCTCCATCTCCGCCAGATAATGCTTAAGTTCCGTAACATCGCCCGGATTGACCCAGCCGGTAAACACGTTGAGCTTGCCGTTGGGTTCCCCTTTTTTCGCCAGGGTTGAGATGAACGCCTGCATGGCGACATTGTAACCGCTGACATGGCTACCCTTGAAGCTCGGGCTGTGTACCGGTACGAGGTGGACTTCCCGGTCGGGGAATTCCTTTTTCAGCTCGCGCTGGACCTTTTTGATGGTGCCTTCGATGTCATCACCGATAACTTCGGTAGAGCAGGTGGTGATGATCGGAATCACCCGCAGGTCGGGATAACGGCGTACCATGGTCGGCACCCCTTCGACAATCCGGTTGGCACCGCCGAAGACCGCCGCGTCCTCATGCAGGGACGAGGAGGCGATATCGAAGTTTTCCTTAAAGTGCTGCGCAAACAGCAGGCGGACGAACATGCTGCAACCCTGACCGCCGTGGACCAGTGGAATGCAGTCCTTGACGCCGATGCCGACGAACTGGGCCCCGGTGGGCTGACAGTCGAACATCGGGTTGATGATGCCGGTCCGTTCTTTTTTTATAACTGAACAAGACATAAGTCAGTACCTTTCGTGTAATTTATGGATCTGTCGTGCCTTTTTGCCAAAAACATGGAGAGCTTAAGCCGGCACCTCAATAGTTCTGCATATTCAGTTCCCCGTTGTGGGACCCTTCGATGGCGATGAAGCGCAACCGCTCCTTGACCCCTTCTAGAAGACTCTTGATTTCGCTGCTGTCCGCTTCGCGAATCCATGGGAACTCGGTGCGAAAGTCGGCCACAAGAATTCGGGCATCCGCATAAAAACAGCGGTCCGTATTGGTTTCAAGGCTGGGTTCCTCCCCGGCGAAAATCTGGCCGGCTTTGGTCAGGATGCCTTCAATGTTCTCTTCGCGGTCCCAACTGCGGGAGAAGAACTGCCACAGGCAGCGTTGCTGGATATAGCCGACAAGTTGTTCGATTTTTTCGTTCATTGTTCGACCCCCTCACGGATATCCTCCCCGGCGAACTTCCACAGCGGAGAGCTAACGGCGTTGTACATGTCCCTGGCCAGGTTGACGAAACCCTCAAAGCCCATATACGGACCGTTGTGGTAGGCATGGCCGTTGATGTAGGGCAGATGGAGTTTTTTCACCAATTCACCGACGCGCGGGCCGGTAAAGATGACGTCCGGCTTGACCATGTCGATCACCTCGAAAAATTCCAGTTCGTTGGCATCATCAATGTAGATGGTGCCTTCGCGGCCGCGGGCGATAACCTTTTCAAAGTCCTCCTGATGGCCGAATTTGGACGACATGGCCACGACCTGGACGCCAAGATCGTCCTCTACAGCGCGAGTCCAGTGCCACAGCCGCGGCCCGCCGGTCCAGATGGCCATTTTCTTGCCTTTGAGCCGTTCCTTGTACCAGTCGAGCTGCGGTTTCCATTTGGCGTATTCCTCGGCGATCAGCTCTTCCGCCTTGTCTTCAATGCCGAAGAAGGCACCGACTTTTCTCAACCCTTCGGCCATGTAGTTGAAACCCCAGGAGTCGATGTCGAGCCGCGGAATGTTGTAGCGTTTTTTCAGTTCGTTGGCGATGTAGCCGGCGGAGCGGGCGCAGTTGACGATGTTGACCTGGGCTTGATGCATGGAGCGCAGGTCATCGTAGTTGGCGTTGCCGGTAAAGTGGCCGATCACCTGAATTCCCAACTTATCCCAGTATTGCTGCAACACCAGAGTGTCGTTCTGGATGTTGTAATCACCGATGAAGTTCATGGTGTAGGGTTTGGTGATCTCTTTGTCCAAAGTGCCGACTTTTTCATTGATCCAGCCAATATTGAGCACGTGGTGTCCCTTGGATTGGCTGACACCGGCGAAGCCGGGACACTCAACAACGAAAATATCGGTATCGGGGCGCTCCTTCATCACCTGTTTGGCAATGGCTTTAGGATCGTCACCGATCAGTGCGGTGGCACAGGTGGTGTAGACGAACATGCGGTTGATTCCCGGCATGGCGTCAAACGCTTCCAGCATGCTCTGTTTGAGAACTTTCTCACCGCCGAAGACGATGTGTTTCTCTTTCATGTCGGTGGACCAGACATACTTCAGTTGGAAATTGTCATTGTCACTGGGGTAGCGTTTGGTGTGCCAGGTGTCGTAGGCACAGCCGAACGGACCGTGGATCATCTGAATGGTGTCTTTGAGCACGCCACCGATCACCAGTTTTGCGCCGCAATAGGCGCAGCCGCGTTCCGACAGGGTGCCGGGCAGCGTCGGCGCGTTGGAGACCGGCAGATACTGGGTGGTGTCTTCACCGGCCTCCTTGATGTAAACGTGCTTCTCGCGCTCGGGGATCACAGTGTCGCAATTAAGCAATTTCATGGGCATAGCTAGGTTCTCCTTTTCTGTTCACGTCGGTTGAGCGGATCGGATCAGTCAAACAGCCCGTATTTAGCCACCATGGTTTCCAGCTCACTCATCAGCAGCGGGGTGGGAACGACAAATTTTTCGTTTTCAATGATTTTTTGGGCCAATGTGGCGTACTCTTTGGCTTGGTTGCATTCGGGATCAAACTCAATGACGGATTGCTTGTTGAATTCGGCTTTCTGCACCATGTTGTCGCGCGGGACAAAGTGGATCATCTGGGTGCCGAGGGCTTCGGTGAACTCCATCATCAGCTCCAGTTCGCCGTCAACCTTACGGCTGTTGCAGATAATGCCGCCGAGGCGTACGCCGCTTTGATCGGCATATTTGAGCAGACCTTTGGCGATATTATTGGCGGCGTAAATGGCCATCATTTCGCCGGAGCAGACGATGTAGACCTCTTCGGCCTTACCGTCGCGGATCGGCATGGCGAACCCGCCGCAGACAACGTCACCGAGAACGTCGAAATAAACGAAGTCGAGATCATCGGTATAAGCGCCGAGGTCTTCCATCAGGTCGATGGCGGTGATAACCCCGCGACCGGCGCAACCGACACCCGGTTCCGGACCGCCTGACTCGACGCAGCGGATATCTCCAAAGCCGGTACGTACGACGGTATCGATGGTGATCTTGTCTTCCCCGAAATCGCGTAGCATGTCCATCAGGGTTTCCTGCGGCATGCCGCCGAGAATGAGACGGGTGGAATCCGCTTTGGGGTCGCAGCCGTGGATGAAAACTTTCTTGCCGTAAAAATGGGCCATGGCTGCGGCGGTATTTTGTTGAGTGGTTGATTTGCCGATGCCGCCCTTACCGTAAAAAGCGATTTTTCTGCTCATGATGTGTCTCCTTAAAAAGTTTATCTGTGAAAGAGAGTGTGTTTCTGGAACCGGTTCAAAACGTTTGGTTTCCGAAATAGCAGAGAGCATGCCAGCATGGATGACAATCGTGAGAGATGGAGCGTTTTTTGTTGCAGTAAATAAAATTATCCTTTTGCGATAAGTGGTTATGTTGTGTTGCGTCGTGTTGGCTCAACACGGAAACCGCTTGGACTGCGACCAGAGATCTGCCCCTGTACGTTCAACACCGAACGGTTTTGCGTGGGAATGTTCTTGAATGTACGCTATGGTTCCGATTCGAATAGGCGGTTTGAAAAACAGGGGGAAGAAGTCATGAGGACGCAGAGTCGGAAAGACAACCTTGATGGTGTCGTCATTGATGGCAGCTTATGGTTTTGTAAAGAGGACAGCCCGTTTGTCGGCATGGACAGGATCCGTCTTCTGGAAAAAATCGATGAGCTGGGTTCCATCAATAAGGCGGCCAAAGTTCTTGGAATTAGTTACCGGACGGCCTGGGATGCGGTTAACCTGATCAACAATCTTGCCGAAGATCCAGTGGTTGAAAAATTGAGTGGCGGCAAGGGTGGTGGTGGAACCCATCTGACCGAGTCGGGGCGAGACATTGTCCGCAAATATATACTGTTTCAAGAGGCGCACCAGGACTTCTTGGCCGATCTGAAAGAGCAGCTGGGTGATTTGAGCGGTCTGCATAACTTTCTTGACCGCGTGACGATGAGGGTCAGTGCCCGTAATGTGTTTTACGGCACGATCAGCAAGATTATCCATGGTACGGTTCATGTTGAAGTGAGAATCGCTCTTAAGGAAGGTGCCTCAATCAAGGCGATTATCACCGAGAGTGCCGCTGATTCTTTGGCCTTACGGGAGGGAAAACCCGTCTATGCCCTTGTGCAGGCCGGATCCGTCGTTGTTGCTGATGCTATCTCGAATTTTAAAGTGAGTGCCGGTAATTTTTTTGACGGAACCGTCAGCAGATTACTCCATGGGCCGGTCAATAGTGAAGTGGATATTGAACTCCCCGGTGGGGAGACGGTCAGCGCGGTAATTACTCTTGAGAGTGCCCACCAGATGGCGTTGCAGCCAGGCTGCCGGGCCTGCGTGTTTTTCAAAGCGTCCCACGTCATTCTCGGCGTCCGTTGATGTCATGCTCTAACCTTTCTCACCATGTTTCCGCGTTATGTTCCGCTGCTTTCAATGATTGCGACGCTGACGGTTCTTCCGGCGACCAGCTTAACTGCTTGTGGAACGCTGTCGAGATGGATGCGCACTGGAATGCGTTGTGCCAGCCGG encodes the following:
- a CDS encoding NifB/NifX family molybdenum-iron cluster-binding protein; its protein translation is MRVAFSSSNGRNVDIGFDQSCQFQIWDITLDGIQRCPCVDALVNHTSEEQNTIARLSAIAHCDLVCAMDIGENTMARLVNRGIHPLCTSHEIPIFELVEKLQTMLRTNRSPWLKRLNRKKNPSSQQPV
- a CDS encoding nitrogenase component 1, translated to MLEQLTFDDCSHSRDPIVGCALEGVATIIAGIEGASIVIHSPQGCAATVALGYDNHEIDFTQRKVACTRLFETDIILGAGQKLKDLIAEADATFQSKVLFVVGTCSADIIGEDIDGICRTMQAKTNARLIPIMAGGFRGNSYDGMDLGLKTLLPFIKQPDEVTKIPRSVNLVAPQASLNPTWWSDMHWVERMLNAMGATVQATLPRHTTMHQLRHASTASANLLLSHDVGTPFMAQMAERHETPQLLADLPLPIGLKNTARWLRALGEHFDAQEIAEKMIAEGEAMVVDVLRRRALMIIPRYRNCRVAICADATIGIGLVRLLFEELEMIPELLLFRSDSPKARSLLQQELDSMGIAPKVAFNVDGYQIKKALSEHKVDAVLGSAWETYLAEELEIQLAFDVLSPTNRDVYVDRPYFGYDGMLNVLERIGNDWESAFRSKEIRWDHYDETRRPVNNDKERWAS
- a CDS encoding DUF269 domain-containing protein; the encoded protein is MNRKEVTTDSSTAFHSDAKNGFIRALATVIRAQQPTNQLLDQLTDGELLTDYLLVRLPGVTDSCHASAEAVSRVQWFYAAIALEVEHRSGAPSAAMVMMSQENFGRALVTSGRLVVVNSYLRHVNRFGFVSCEALNQEAERLIEEALQWIRRFPEPAAEG
- a CDS encoding nitrogenase component 1, whose protein sequence is MADTTCGDIADSIVFHGSLSDLYQQAKEGKVPTHLQGSHTRPCKFWTATKILSGIRHSIILTHGPSGCAYGVKQAYKLTNSRNSGSAYEPVLSTSLNQSRIIYGGEKELKGALKEVDAKYQPDVIFVATSCATGIIGDNVDAVVQQMQKQINAHIMPIHCEGFAGEYRSGFDLVFRELVKLMDPPTPQRQTELADCVNIVGAKMGPERTEVDTDVKELMRLVEAMGARVNAVIAGNCSLEELKRAPSVAVNCTLCLDIGYALGIAMRDTHGTPLNSTILPYGIAATEKWLEGAAKHLGMEEQAKALMAREYEAIHDEYETARAHLVGKTAIIEGHDAIKSLSIAYMLQNDFGMRAIIYNFHPWSTEARETSIDYLLETGMDPEILITKGTLALGKYESMKQTEEELLRFLGELDPLQTVYFGSSLSYPNIPLVDLNAILNRPRFGYRGALKVAQCIKTSLDYAFRPRSWMTKRIVFPENAGLASAQSLTPKLAQNVPDCTVYSAMKGRGKCLNS
- a CDS encoding sigma 54-interacting transcriptional regulator, translating into MDMSLKNELSSGNCLIFSEQIACGGIAALPGKKALSSGRGISFDLCRSCAQKDRCENSEAVLPSEATDATLESPQAPPVPVPLNIDFYETLAKNSTLPLNLDHVGKCRNLECRAQLFPLLYQMSRVIAESGNLTHTLILLQQIMEREMNFVCGMITLHHQRPGRILIHESFGLTEEEAAKGVYDLGEGITGKVVETGKAIMLPCISEEPAFLHRTRSLKYGLDQELSFICVPIKRGCKVLGTISAERIYDSDRLLELDVELLATFAAMIAPTVELHLMEQVDKVHLERENQRLNAALKAKFKPTNIIGNSKAMLEVYELVGKITSAKTTVLILGESGVGKELVASAIHYNGSLADGPFVKFNCAALPESIIESELFGHEKGAYTGASNYRTGRFEEADGGTIFLDEIGELSLGMQAKLLRVLQEKTFERVGSNRPITVDIRIIAATNRDLGEMVEQGIFREDLFYRLNVFPITIPPLRDRGSDIIALTDHFVAHFAELSDKSVKRVSTPALNMLMGYHWPGNVRELENVIERAVILSEDEVIHGYNLPPSLQTSILTGTVAKGGLDAKLASVEYEMLVDALKGHNGNMTAAARELGITRRILGLRMKLYHLDYKNYR
- a CDS encoding NAD(+)--dinitrogen-reductase ADP-D-ribosyltransferase; this encodes MNYSSFNLCNLPPWVIASHHFNDNPQPIELQGVKEGTRVLFEKLAGLADHHERGRVFNDFMSVKFHLHHWHEQETAAARTSIRNSYLRFLRGWMIDSNSVAGAVLKHWVESRFGIRPTFHKSRIDDISSPAYFDYSRDVLTGSAQTSAIQTQLDLLYGYSQFELALRHPDQPCLTLYRGTHDAEEYDILDRAGKREMIVRLNNLVSFTSEEERAWEFGRTVWQTTIPLAKIFFFSGLLPGSILHGEEEFLVIGGEFRVKRLLY